The following proteins are encoded in a genomic region of Mus caroli chromosome 18, CAROLI_EIJ_v1.1, whole genome shotgun sequence:
- the Grp gene encoding gastrin-releasing peptide isoform X1, translating into MRGSELSLLLLALVLCQAPRGPAAPVSTGGGTVLAKMYPRGSHWAVGHLMGKKSTDESPSLYAADRDGLKEQLRGYVRWEEAARDLLDLLEAAGNRSHQPPQHPPLSLQPTWDPEDRSYFNDVQTAKLVDSLLQVLKGKGGTAS; encoded by the exons ATGCGCGGCTCTGAGCTCTCGCTCTTGCTGTTGGCTCTGGTCCTCTGCCAGGCGCCCCGGGGGCCAGCTGCCCCGGTGTCGACAGGTGGAGGCACGGTCCTGGCCAAGATGTATCCGCGCGGCAGTCACTGGGCTGTGG GACACTTAATGGGGAAAAAGAGCACAGATGAATCCCCGTCCCTGTATGCGGCTGACAGAGATGGTCTGAAGGAGCAGCTGAGGGGGTACGTCCGCTGGGAAGAAGCTGCGAGGGATTTGCTGGACCTCCTAGAAGCTGCTGGGAACCGAAGCCACCAGCCACCTCAGCATCCGCCTCTCAGTCTCCAGCCTACTTGGGATCCCGAGGACCGCAGCTACTTTAACGATGTTCAAACCGCTAAG ttgGTAGACTCTCTGCTCCAGGTTCTCAAGGGAAAGGGAGGAACTGCCAGCTGA
- the Grp gene encoding gastrin-releasing peptide isoform X2 has protein sequence MRGSELSLLLLALVLCQAPRGPAAPVSTGGGTVLAKMYPRGSHWAVGHLMGKKSTDESPSLYAADRDGLKEQLRGYVRWEEAARDLLDLLEAAGNRSHQPPQHPPLSLQPTWDPEDRSYFNDVQTAKGREGKVGRLSAPGSQGKGRNCQLKGQRQGRLPRSKTKPFKDCLLQTSTLLDHQQDFLCAICLTILLIFQPQLNS, from the exons ATGCGCGGCTCTGAGCTCTCGCTCTTGCTGTTGGCTCTGGTCCTCTGCCAGGCGCCCCGGGGGCCAGCTGCCCCGGTGTCGACAGGTGGAGGCACGGTCCTGGCCAAGATGTATCCGCGCGGCAGTCACTGGGCTGTGG GACACTTAATGGGGAAAAAGAGCACAGATGAATCCCCGTCCCTGTATGCGGCTGACAGAGATGGTCTGAAGGAGCAGCTGAGGGGGTACGTCCGCTGGGAAGAAGCTGCGAGGGATTTGCTGGACCTCCTAGAAGCTGCTGGGAACCGAAGCCACCAGCCACCTCAGCATCCGCCTCTCAGTCTCCAGCCTACTTGGGATCCCGAGGACCGCAGCTACTTTAACGATGTTCAAACCGCTAAG ggaagggaagggaagg ttgGTAGACTCTCTGCTCCAGGTTCTCAAGGGAAAGGGAGGAACTGCCAGCTGAAGGGACAACGACAAGGGCGGCTTCCAAggagcaaaacaaaacccttcaaagACTGCCTTCTGCAAACGTCGACTCTACTGGACCATCAACAAGATTTCCTTTGTGCAATTTGCTTAACTATTCTCCTTATCTTTCAACCGCAACTAAACTCGTGA